A stretch of DNA from Pleurocapsa minor HA4230-MV1:
CAAAATATAAGCGACTTAATCGGGAAGCAAGTTTTTCAAGCCGATTTACCAGAGTTGCCAGAATTAGATAACTTATTTGCTCCAGAAGGCGCGATCGCGGAAGCTCAAGCATTAGCAGCTCAAACTTTTGGCGCGACTAAAACCTGGTTTTTAATCAATGGTTCAACTTCGGGAATTATCGCAGCAATTCTAGCTACCTGTGGCATGGGAGAGAAGATCATTTTGCCAAGAAACATTCATCAATCGGCGATCGCTGGCTTAATTCTTTCTGGAGCAATCCCCATTTTTATCAATCCTGAATACGATCCTCAAGAGGGATTAGCCTATAACGTCACTCCAGCAGCGGTTAAACAGGCATTAGAGCAGCATCCCGAGACTAAGGCAGTGATGATGTTGCATCCGAATTATCAGGGGGTGTGTGGTGATTTAAAGGCGATCGCCGAGCTGACTCATAGTTATCAGATCCCTTTGTTGGTCGATGAAGCACACGGCGCACACTTTGCCTTTCATGATGATTTACCTCCCTCGGCGATGAGTGTTGGGGCAGATTTGACGGTGCAGTCTACCCATAAAACCTTAAGTGCCATGACTCAATCATCGATGCTGCATCTCCAGGGAAATCGCGTCTGTAGCCAGAGAATTAGTCAAGCTTTACAGCTAGTGCAATCTACTAGTCCTAGTTACCTGCTGCTGGCGTCTTTAGATGCTGCTAGACAACAGATGGCAACCGCAGGAAAGGAATTAATGAGCCAGGCGATCGCTCTTGCCAACGAAGCCAGTCATAAAATAGCCCAAATTCCCCACTTATCTGTCTTAAATCCTCAAATACAACCAGGCTGTAAAGATTTCGATCCTACGCGACTCACAATTAATGTCTCGCAACTAGGCATAACAGGCTTTGAAGCAGACGAAATATTACACCAAGACCTAGGCGTTACCTGCGAATTGCCTCTATTACAACATTTGACTTTTATTATTTCTTTGGGCAACACTTCAGAAGATATTCAAACCTTGATTCAAGCTTGTAAAACTCTCAGCTCATCCCCTACTCCCGTACGGGCGAACGGCCGTTCGCCCCTACTTCCCCTACCCTATATTGCCAAAATTTCTCCTCGACAAGCGTACTTTATGTCAACTGAAACTGTATCAATTGACCAAGCAAGCGATCGCTTTTGTGGTGAGCTAATTTGCCCCTATCCTCCAGGAATTCCTCTCTTAATGCCAGGGGAAATAATTACTCCAGGAGTAATTAAGTATTTAAAGCAGCTGATAGCTGCGGGGGCAACTATTACAGGGTGTAAAGATCCGAGTCTCCAGACCATTGAGACGCTTAAATAAGATAATCAATCTGCTTTTAAAATTTAGCCAAATTTAAATTTCAGTAATTATAATCAACTATGCTCTGGCCTTATAAAACTCCAGGAATTCCCGATCAACTGTTTGAACGTCTACCAGGAATTCCCCTCAGCAAAAGAGAGGTGCGAGTCCTAATTCTCTCCTCCCTAAGAATGAAGCCAGATTCAGTATTCTGGGACATTGGCGCGGGGACAGGGACGATCCCTGTCGAAATCGGTTTACTTTGTCCTGAAGGCAAGATTGTAGCGATTGAACGAGATGAAGAAGTGGCAAAACTAATTAAGCGTAATTGCGATCGCTTTGGGGTCAATAACGTCGAGGTGATTCAAGGCAGTGCGCCAGAATGTTTGGCTGCAATTAAACCTCAACCAAATTTAGTTTGTCTCGAAGGTGGTAAGCCAATTAAAGATATTTTAAAACAAACCTGGAAATATCTTCAGCCAGAAGGACGGATTGTTGCTACTGTTAGTAACTTAGAGAACTTATATATTATCTCCGAAGGTTTATCTGAACTTCAGGCAAGAAATATAGAAGTAGTTCAATCAGCAGTTAACCGTTTAGAAACTAGAGGCATTCATCAAACTTTTGCAGCGGTAAATCCGATGTTTATTCTCAGCGGGGAAAAATTGTAGGTTACGATGATCGTTATTTTCTTAACAAATAATTGCTAGGACTTAATCCAGTAATTTGTTAATCTTTCATAAAGGTTTCGTTAAACTTAATTCTCCATTCTAAATTTAGCGTTTGTAGCAGCAACGCATTATGCCCTTGTCTCGTATAGTTAGTTCAGTAGTTGCGATCGCCCTAGCCTTGGGCATGATTATTCTTGGAGGATGGTACTTTACTCTGGGTATCGGTATTTTGATTGTCTTAGCCCAGCGAGAATATTTTCGCTTAGTCCGCGCCAAAGGGGTTGAACCCGCAGGCAAAACGACTTTAATTGTCTCTGTACTCCTATTACTCAGCGCTACCGTCGCTCCCAACGTTACGGATGCCATCTTCTGTCTGGGGGGAACAATTATTTGTTTTTATCTGTTATTCCAACCAAAAATTGCGACTATTGCCGACATTGCTAGTTCCATTTTAGGACTATTCTATACAGGCTATCTGCCAACTTTTTGGGTTCGTTTGCGAGTTAATCTGCCTAATAGTAATAATGCCAGTAATTTACCTTTAAATGGTTACTGGCCAGACTCTTGGCTTAACCCCAGTCAATTTCCCACTGCCCTAACTCTAACTTTTTTAGTCATGGCTTGCATCTGGGCGGCAGACATTGGCGCATATACTATGGGCAAAAATTTTGGTCGGACTAGATTATCGGATATTAGTCCGAAAAAGACGGTTGAGGGAGCAGTATTTGGCATCCTGGGCAGCTTAATTGTCGCTGAATTAGGAGCGTGGTATTTCCATTTTCCTGCCTGGCAGATTAGTGGCGTGATGCTGGGTATATTAATTGGTATTACTAGCTTACTCGGAGATCTGACCGAATCGATGATGAAACGAGATGCTGGAGTCAAGGATTCTGGGCAATTAATTCCTGGACATGGAGGTATTTTAGACCGCACCGATAGTTATGTATTTACTGCTCCTTTGGTTTATTATTTCTTCACTTTATTACTGCCCTTATTTACAGTTTGAATAATTTTTAGTTCTTAAACTGTAATTTTCTTAAAGTTTTAATTTTTGATTTTTAGGAAAAAAAGAAATATTATTTATGGTTAAGCAATATCTTAACTTTCAAACCATTGTTTCCTATGTTACAGCAAAATAAATTGCCCATGGGGCTATTACTACAGCAAGCTGGGTTAATTTCTCGTGAACAGCTACAAGAAGCGTTGGAACTTCAGGCAAAATATACGCAAATGAAGTTGGGGGAAATTTTAACGCTACAACAGGGGATCAAAATCAAAACTATCGATTTTTTTGTGGATAAATGGCAAGAAACTATCGAGCAGGGTCAAATATTTCCGCTGGGTTATTATCTGCAAAAAGCATATTTATTGAACCAGGAGCAAATTAAAGTCATACTTCAAGAACAAAAAAATAATCAGCAAAAATTTGGTACTCTTGCCGTACAAAAAGGCTGGGTTAAACAGGACACAATTAACTTTTTTCTGGATAACTTATCTTCTAAATCACCCCAGATTATGTCTTTAAATACTTTAGAAGAATATAATCGAGAAAAGTTATATTTAGAATTAAAATATGACGACCATACGTTGATTTTAAGTCGCATTTTAGCTTGGACTGGCGGTATTCCTTATCTAACTAAAATTATTGCTCAGGTATTTGCTAAGTCTGATTTTAATATTCCTCAAGGGAAAGAAATTAATACAGTCGATCGCTTTATTGAAGTAACACTAATTAAAAAATGGCAGACCAGTAAGTCAGCAAGATTAATTAGAGCAATCAACCAGAGTTTACTCAATAATTTTCGCTGCGATTCTAGCCTATTGCTGAAAGAATATCGAGATATTTTAATTTCAGGTAGTAAAAAATATCTAGGGAATAAAGAACAAAAAGAATTACTCTTATTAGGTTTGATTATTCAAGAAAATGAGCAGGTAAAAGTTAGCAATAAAATTTATGAGCATGTTTTTAATCAAGAATTTATTGCCAATGAATTAGAGAAAAGACAGCTAAAAGCTACTAATACAATTAATTTTGATAATTCTAACCCAGTCAAATCAACCAGCTCAATTATTGAATACAATCCTCAGATTTCCTTAAAAAAATCAGTTTCCCTGTTTACGCAGGCTGATACTAAAGTCAAGCCTAATTCTGTCCCCAAACAGACTATAACTATTCCAGCTCCATTGACTAAAATAACTTCCCTGGCAGCTTGTGTCGCGATCGCCTCGCTGATCGCGATCGCCTCGCTGATTCCTTTATTTTTAACTCTTAATAATTATTTCTCACCCTCCAAAACAGAAAAAGTAACGGCTAATTCTATCTGGAAAGCTAATCAACTCCAACAATTTTGTCGGGAATTAGATTTTGCAGATTCTCAGTCTTTGTCTTTTTTAAGCCTGATCTCCAAATTGGAAACAAATCAACAACTGTTAAATAACTTTCCTGCTAACTGCAACGTCGCCCTCGATCACCTGAGACTATTAGCAGCACCCCAATTAGGTAAGGATAATCGAATTTTAGAGGCGATTCGCCATCTCTGCAACGTACCTGCTGATTCAGAAATGTTGATTGATGCGGAAATCTGGCTCAAGCGCTGGTATGATTCGGCTAGCTGGGGTAAAGAGACTAAATTATATATCGAAGAAATTAATCGGCATGAAAATAAAAGCTGTCCCGCTGCGCATTTTACTGAGTATTAAGGGTTGAAATAGGAAATAGGAAGTAGGAAGAATGTTAATCCTTAGCAGCACAACAGATACGGCGATCGATCGCCTTTGGAGTTTAGTCTCTGGAGTTTTATTATTAAATAGCGAAACTTTTAAATCGATTAACAACTTACCTTTGGGTTTAATTGCCAGTATTTTAGTTGTTTTGTTAGCTGGCTTATCGCAAACTTTTGGTCAAAGTGTAATGCTGTTTATCAATCGAGTGCGTCCTTTACGGTTTTTGCTCTCAGTGGCGATCGCTGCTGTCTTATTCGTCTTTAACTACAATTTTTGGGTTTTTAGTACTTGGCTAGTAGCGGGGTGGTTATTTGGCGTCGATCTGCCGTTGATAGAAGTGATCAAAACATTAGGCTTTAGCTATGCACCTTTGTTACTCGGTTTTTTGATCGTAATTCCTTATTTTGGGATGCCAATTTTAGTCGTGCTGTCAATTTGGACTTTATTGGCGATCGCTAATGGTTTAGGCGCAATTTCTAATTTAAGTATCTGGCAAGCTTTTGAATGTTGTTTAGGTGGATGGTTGGCGCTGCAATTATCTCAGCGGGTTTTGGGAAAAGCGATCGCACGGATTACCAGCAGGATAGTTGACTGGGTGGCGGGGGTAGAATTAGTTACTGAACCCGACTATCTCGAACAGATGCTTTATAGTGGCTTGCCGATCCCTCCTCAGAGAACAGATATTCCTGACTTGTTGTAAGTAGGAAATAAGAAGTAGGAAATAGGAAATAGGAAGTAGCAAGTAACAAGTAACAAGTAACAAGTAACAAGTAGGAATTTGATAGCTATAAGCTAATTTAAATTAAGCGTATAAATATAGCAATGTTAAACAATGTTAGGACGTTTTTTACTACTACCTACTACCTACTAACTACTACCCATTTGCGAAGCTTATCCTTTAGGACTACCTATGAAGCCGATCACCCTAATTGTCTATCGCTAATTTTGTACGGCTATATAATTCCATGTTTAAACGAGTAGCATTTATCTTACTGGCATTAAGTATAGTTGCCTTGTTGTCTCCAGCAAATGCTTGGTGGATAGAGTGGTACGCGATGATCGAAAATCAATTAGTCAATTTACTAATTGATAGTGGACGGATTATTGGGATTTCTCTAGTGCTGGCGGGTTTATTAGCGCCGTTTGAAGCTCTCGGC
This window harbors:
- the cbiT gene encoding precorrin-6Y C5,15-methyltransferase subunit CbiT → MLWPYKTPGIPDQLFERLPGIPLSKREVRVLILSSLRMKPDSVFWDIGAGTGTIPVEIGLLCPEGKIVAIERDEEVAKLIKRNCDRFGVNNVEVIQGSAPECLAAIKPQPNLVCLEGGKPIKDILKQTWKYLQPEGRIVATVSNLENLYIISEGLSELQARNIEVVQSAVNRLETRGIHQTFAAVNPMFILSGEKL
- a CDS encoding aminotransferase class I/II-fold pyridoxal phosphate-dependent enzyme encodes the protein MTEDFLETPLLDALSQSARRKQAAFYAPGHKQGKGVSQNISDLIGKQVFQADLPELPELDNLFAPEGAIAEAQALAAQTFGATKTWFLINGSTSGIIAAILATCGMGEKIILPRNIHQSAIAGLILSGAIPIFINPEYDPQEGLAYNVTPAAVKQALEQHPETKAVMMLHPNYQGVCGDLKAIAELTHSYQIPLLVDEAHGAHFAFHDDLPPSAMSVGADLTVQSTHKTLSAMTQSSMLHLQGNRVCSQRISQALQLVQSTSPSYLLLASLDAARQQMATAGKELMSQAIALANEASHKIAQIPHLSVLNPQIQPGCKDFDPTRLTINVSQLGITGFEADEILHQDLGVTCELPLLQHLTFIISLGNTSEDIQTLIQACKTLSSSPTPVRANGRSPLLPLPYIAKISPRQAYFMSTETVSIDQASDRFCGELICPYPPGIPLLMPGEIITPGVIKYLKQLIAAGATITGCKDPSLQTIETLK
- a CDS encoding phosphatidate cytidylyltransferase gives rise to the protein MPLSRIVSSVVAIALALGMIILGGWYFTLGIGILIVLAQREYFRLVRAKGVEPAGKTTLIVSVLLLLSATVAPNVTDAIFCLGGTIICFYLLFQPKIATIADIASSILGLFYTGYLPTFWVRLRVNLPNSNNASNLPLNGYWPDSWLNPSQFPTALTLTFLVMACIWAADIGAYTMGKNFGRTRLSDISPKKTVEGAVFGILGSLIVAELGAWYFHFPAWQISGVMLGILIGITSLLGDLTESMMKRDAGVKDSGQLIPGHGGILDRTDSYVFTAPLVYYFFTLLLPLFTV